One region of Pyramidobacter sp. YE332 genomic DNA includes:
- a CDS encoding methylated-DNA--[protein]-cysteine S-methyltransferase gives MTYTKYYDSPLGRMLMAADGAALTGLWFEGQKHFARTLAGQHAEGDLPVFAETAAWLDTYFAGQNPGPVPPLSLHGSEFQLAVWDALVAIPYGTVRTYGDITRRIASERGLSHMSARAVGGAVAHNPISVIVPCHRVVGAGGSLTGYAGGLARKQTLLRLEGVDLSRFFVPKTGTAL, from the coding sequence ATGACGTACACAAAATATTACGATTCGCCGCTCGGCAGAATGCTCATGGCCGCCGACGGCGCGGCGCTGACGGGGCTGTGGTTCGAGGGGCAGAAACATTTCGCCCGTACGCTGGCGGGACAGCACGCCGAGGGCGACCTGCCCGTGTTCGCCGAAACGGCGGCGTGGCTGGACACGTATTTCGCGGGCCAGAACCCCGGCCCCGTTCCGCCGCTGAGCCTGCACGGCAGCGAATTCCAACTGGCCGTGTGGGACGCGCTCGTGGCCATCCCCTACGGAACCGTCAGGACTTACGGCGACATCACCCGCCGGATCGCTTCGGAACGGGGACTCAGCCATATGTCGGCGCGGGCCGTCGGCGGCGCGGTCGCTCACAATCCCATCTCCGTCATCGTGCCCTGTCACCGCGTCGTCGGCGCCGGCGGCAGCCTGACCGGCTACGCCGGAGGCCTCGCCAGAAAACAGACCCTGCTGCGCCTCGAAGGCGTCGACCTGAGCCGCTTCTTCGTCCCCAAAACGGGAACGGCGCTGTAA
- a CDS encoding hemoblobin-interacting domain-containing protein, translating into MLKKGLTAAIAALALAACGAGSAESAPVFVLMNVPYDDFYRAELTKNPVPVDAVTSATVAKARNAKLVGGTYHTGDDKALVIEGVTFPVKTDEAALKGFACAASADELFALGSYAWTELAQVPAFFKEMSVAGGAPAFGKVQGLPEVAVADVKGSVRTMTRRGDYQMKLDGFDTDPEKETLYGVIVRTAQSDYGMRRLENIWRGGRELGWNVGHTKFIKDVNPTFPAHYKTLTGTTITGLTYITDKAVYNVDAQVYLPVLTGCRLKAENAALAAGGTAFAIEGELPRDYVPVYDAGALDGGAAADGRIVWSAQNKPGEYEMKITDEKGVYETLTAIFVLSTDALPAAWDAEGGRLVPVGGEDDFKNYLRCVRELTIDGTAVNPKKAKVIDGEGRLDLSAPLFKERSAVTVRAAGYPDLSFEAARR; encoded by the coding sequence ATGTTGAAAAAAGGACTGACAGCGGCAATCGCCGCGCTGGCATTGGCGGCGTGCGGAGCGGGGAGCGCCGAGAGCGCGCCGGTTTTCGTGCTGATGAACGTTCCCTACGACGATTTTTACAGGGCGGAACTGACGAAGAACCCCGTGCCGGTGGATGCGGTCACCTCGGCGACCGTCGCCAAGGCGAGGAACGCGAAGCTGGTCGGAGGCACCTACCACACCGGCGACGACAAAGCGCTGGTCATCGAAGGCGTGACGTTCCCCGTCAAGACTGACGAGGCGGCGCTGAAGGGATTTGCTTGCGCCGCTTCGGCCGACGAATTGTTCGCCCTCGGCAGCTACGCCTGGACCGAACTGGCGCAGGTTCCCGCGTTCTTCAAGGAAATGAGCGTTGCCGGCGGCGCGCCCGCCTTCGGCAAGGTGCAGGGGCTGCCGGAAGTGGCCGTCGCGGACGTGAAGGGCAGCGTCAGGACCATGACCCGGCGCGGCGACTACCAGATGAAGCTGGACGGCTTCGACACCGACCCCGAGAAGGAAACGCTGTACGGCGTGATCGTCCGCACGGCGCAGAGCGACTACGGCATGCGCCGCCTGGAGAACATCTGGCGCGGCGGCCGCGAGCTGGGCTGGAACGTGGGCCACACCAAATTCATCAAGGACGTCAATCCCACCTTCCCCGCGCACTACAAGACCCTGACCGGCACGACGATCACCGGCCTGACCTACATCACCGACAAGGCCGTCTACAATGTGGACGCGCAGGTTTATCTGCCCGTCCTCACCGGCTGCCGTCTGAAGGCGGAGAACGCCGCGCTCGCGGCCGGCGGCACGGCGTTTGCGATCGAAGGCGAGCTGCCCAGGGACTACGTTCCCGTGTACGACGCCGGCGCGCTTGACGGCGGCGCGGCCGCAGACGGCCGCATCGTTTGGTCCGCGCAGAACAAGCCCGGCGAATACGAGATGAAAATCACGGACGAAAAGGGCGTGTACGAGACGCTGACCGCGATTTTCGTGCTCTCGACCGACGCGCTGCCCGCCGCTTGGGACGCGGAAGGCGGACGCCTCGTCCCCGTCGGCGGAGAAGACGATTTCAAGAACTATCTGCGCTGCGTCCGCGAGCTGACGATCGACGGCACAGCGGTCAATCCGAAGAAAGCGAAGGTCATCGACGGCGAAGGCCGCCTCGACCTTTCCGCGCCGCTCTTCAAGGAGCGCAGCGCCGTGACCGTCCGCGCCGCCGGTTATCCCGACCTGAGCTTCGAAGCCGCGCGCCGCTAG
- a CDS encoding ZIP family metal transporter translates to MTNAVHVTAGLLIPFLGTSLGAACVFFMKGNLRENVQKSLTGFAAGVMVAASVWSLLIPAIDLAADYGRGAVVPSVAGFWLGILFLLLLDHAIPHLHQFSEEAEGPRSRLARTTMMVLAVTIHNVPEGMAVGVVYAGLLSGTANITPMSALALAVGIAIQNFPEGAIISMPLHAEGQNKWKAFTGGVLSGAVEPLGAAGTLLAIGLVVPAMPYLLSFAAGAMLYVVVEELIPEMSQGPHSDCGTLSFALGFSVMMALDVMLG, encoded by the coding sequence GTGACAAACGCTGTTCACGTGACCGCGGGGCTTTTGATCCCGTTTCTGGGCACGAGCCTGGGCGCGGCCTGCGTCTTCTTCATGAAGGGCAACCTGAGGGAAAACGTGCAGAAGAGCCTTACCGGCTTCGCTGCCGGCGTGATGGTGGCCGCTTCCGTGTGGAGCCTGCTGATCCCGGCCATCGATCTGGCGGCGGACTACGGCCGGGGCGCCGTCGTGCCGTCGGTCGCCGGCTTCTGGCTGGGGATCCTGTTTCTGCTGCTGCTCGACCACGCCATTCCGCACCTGCACCAGTTCAGTGAGGAGGCGGAGGGGCCGCGCAGCCGTCTGGCACGCACGACGATGATGGTTCTGGCGGTGACGATCCACAACGTGCCCGAGGGCATGGCCGTCGGCGTGGTCTACGCCGGCCTGTTGTCGGGCACGGCGAACATCACGCCGATGAGCGCGCTGGCGCTGGCTGTCGGCATCGCCATCCAGAACTTTCCGGAAGGCGCGATCATCTCCATGCCGCTCCACGCCGAAGGGCAGAACAAATGGAAAGCGTTCACGGGCGGCGTGCTCTCCGGCGCCGTCGAGCCGCTGGGCGCGGCCGGCACGCTGCTGGCCATCGGCCTTGTCGTACCGGCCATGCCCTATCTGCTCAGTTTCGCCGCCGGCGCCATGCTCTATGTCGTCGTCGAAGAACTGATCCCGGAGATGTCGCAGGGCCCCCACTCCGACTGCGGCACGCTCTCGTTCGCTCTGGGATTCAGCGTCATGATGGCGCTGGACGTGATGCTGGGGTGA